Proteins co-encoded in one Desulfitobacterium hafniense DCB-2 genomic window:
- a CDS encoding GDP-mannose 4,6-dehydratase, producing the protein MTGCSGFKGSWLSIWLTTLGAKVVGYALKPPSEPAMFRTCSIDKHIISIEDDVRDEAALMAAFRTYKPDIVFHLAAQPLVRYSYLEPKETFETNVMGTVNVLEAARSTETVQSIVVIRACFIP; encoded by the coding sequence GTGACAGGCTGTAGCGGTTTTAAAGGCTCCTGGCTTTCGATATGGCTGACAACTCTGGGAGCAAAAGTTGTCGGGTATGCTCTTAAACCGCCGTCGGAGCCGGCCATGTTTCGCACTTGCAGTATAGATAAGCATATCATCAGTATCGAAGACGATGTTCGCGATGAGGCTGCCTTGATGGCAGCATTTAGAACCTATAAGCCGGATATCGTCTTTCATTTAGCGGCTCAGCCGCTGGTGCGTTATTCGTATCTTGAGCCTAAGGAGACATTTGAGACCAATGTCATGGGCACCGTTAATGTATTGGAGGCAGCCAGGAGCACGGAGACGGTCCAGTCCATCGTGGTAATTAGGGCTTGCTTCATCCCATAA
- the rfbF gene encoding glucose-1-phosphate cytidylyltransferase — protein MKVVILAGGYGTRISEESHLKPKPMIEIGERPILWHIMKLYSRYRFNDFVICLGYKGHMIKEYFANYFLHGSDVTFDLANNTTCTHSSAEVEPWKVTLANTGLDTQTGGRLKRIKKYIGEETFLFTYGDGVADINIEELVAFHKSHGKLATVTAVQPSGRYGVLGLNEDASVLEFIEKPKTLDAWINGGFFVLEPEVFDYIDGDGTAFEGEPLTKLAEAGQIMAYHHSGFWRCMDTQRDRVILENLWASGQAPWKVWM, from the coding sequence ATGAAGGTTGTTATTCTTGCCGGTGGATATGGGACCCGCATTAGTGAGGAGTCTCATCTAAAACCCAAGCCCATGATTGAGATTGGAGAACGTCCTATCTTATGGCATATTATGAAACTATATTCCCGCTATCGGTTTAACGATTTTGTTATCTGCTTAGGTTATAAAGGGCATATGATTAAAGAGTATTTTGCTAACTATTTTTTACATGGTTCGGATGTTACGTTTGATTTGGCCAACAATACCACCTGCACTCATTCCAGTGCCGAAGTGGAACCGTGGAAGGTCACACTGGCTAATACCGGCCTGGATACCCAGACCGGCGGCCGGCTTAAACGGATTAAGAAATATATTGGCGAAGAGACATTTCTGTTTACCTATGGTGATGGAGTCGCTGATATTAATATCGAGGAACTGGTTGCTTTCCATAAATCCCACGGCAAGCTGGCCACGGTGACGGCTGTTCAGCCCAGCGGCCGGTATGGGGTACTGGGGCTGAATGAGGATGCCAGTGTTCTGGAGTTTATCGAAAAGCCCAAGACCTTGGATGCCTGGATTAACGGTGGTTTTTTCGTCTTAGAGCCGGAAGTCTTTGACTATATTGACGGTGATGGGACTGCTTTTGAAGGGGAACCCCTTACCAAACTGGCCGAAGCCGGGCAAATTATGGCCTACCATCATAGTGGCTTTTGGCGGTGTATGGATACGCAAAGAGATAGGGTTATCCTGGAAAATTTATGGGCGAGCGGTCAAGCGCCTTGGAAGGTATGGATGTAG
- a CDS encoding IS5-like element ISDha14 family transposase, protein MYRKPSPQLTIDDFILPFAGKLDAKNRWVQLASLIPWDEFEEDYAFMFPSDRGNVAKPVRMALGTLIIQARCGYTDRETVQQLTENPYLQYFIGLKEFQLTRPLTPAALVKFRKRFKKERMMRINERILLSEQAAQAAETQAPTDRTDDEEDHDHHDPQDPGGSQGQFTEDESSADAAAEETKPNQGILILDATCTPADIKYPTDLGLLNEAREKLDEMIDTLHQARGRAAKRPRTYRQKARKAYLNLSKQKSPRKNQLRKGIKQQLQYCKRNLRHVERMLNGRSADEDLLSNRHVRLLETLRTLVTQQESMYKTKRHQIPARIVSLYQDHVRPIVRGKAGAKVEFGAKVAISIEKGMCRIEKLSWDAFNEADTLMESVERYKARNGCYPEAVLADRIYRNRNNLAYCKKHTIRLSGPKLGRPSGEALKKIEKQLQRMDAKLRNAVEGKFGEGKRNYGLNRIYAKLKETAECMISMQFFIMNLERKLRVLFVQFWRRCFLGMAFSPIAG, encoded by the coding sequence ATGTACCGTAAACCGAGTCCTCAGCTTACTATAGATGATTTCATTCTGCCTTTTGCAGGAAAGCTAGACGCCAAGAACCGTTGGGTCCAGCTGGCTTCGCTCATCCCCTGGGATGAATTTGAGGAGGACTATGCTTTCATGTTCCCCAGCGACCGGGGCAATGTAGCCAAACCCGTCCGCATGGCCTTAGGTACGTTAATTATTCAGGCTCGTTGCGGTTATACCGACCGGGAAACAGTGCAACAACTCACAGAGAATCCATACCTGCAGTACTTCATCGGGCTTAAAGAGTTCCAGCTGACGCGGCCGCTTACGCCAGCCGCCTTGGTGAAGTTTCGTAAGCGTTTCAAAAAAGAACGGATGATGCGCATCAACGAACGCATTCTCTTGTCCGAGCAAGCTGCCCAAGCCGCTGAGACTCAGGCTCCAACAGACCGAACAGATGATGAGGAGGATCATGATCATCATGACCCGCAGGATCCGGGAGGTTCACAAGGCCAGTTCACGGAAGATGAATCATCGGCTGACGCTGCCGCAGAAGAAACCAAGCCCAATCAAGGAATCTTGATCCTCGACGCCACGTGTACCCCGGCAGACATCAAATACCCTACAGACCTGGGGCTGCTTAACGAAGCCCGGGAGAAGCTGGATGAGATGATTGACACCCTGCATCAGGCCAGGGGTAGAGCAGCGAAGAGACCCAGAACCTATCGTCAAAAAGCGAGGAAAGCGTATCTTAACCTATCCAAGCAGAAAAGCCCGAGAAAAAACCAGCTGAGAAAAGGCATCAAGCAACAACTGCAGTATTGCAAGCGCAACCTTCGGCACGTGGAGCGCATGCTCAACGGACGTTCTGCAGATGAGGACCTCTTAAGCAACCGACACGTCAGGCTGTTAGAAACCCTACGGACCCTCGTCACACAGCAGGAAAGCATGTATAAAACCAAGCGGCATCAGATCCCGGCTCGAATCGTCAGCCTTTACCAAGACCATGTCCGACCGATAGTAAGAGGCAAGGCCGGTGCCAAAGTAGAATTTGGGGCCAAAGTAGCCATCAGCATCGAAAAGGGCATGTGCCGCATAGAGAAGTTATCCTGGGATGCGTTTAACGAAGCCGACACTCTGATGGAAAGCGTAGAACGCTACAAAGCAAGAAACGGCTGTTATCCGGAAGCCGTCCTGGCGGATCGGATCTATCGCAACCGTAACAACCTGGCTTACTGCAAAAAGCACACCATCAGACTCAGTGGGCCTAAGCTGGGAAGGCCATCGGGTGAGGCGTTGAAGAAAATCGAGAAACAGCTGCAACGAATGGATGCCAAGCTGCGCAATGCCGTAGAAGGAAAATTCGGAGAAGGCAAGAGGAACTATGGATTGAACCGCATTTATGCCAAACTCAAAGAAACGGCAGAATGCATGATCAGCATGCAATTCTTTATCATGAACTTAGAGCGCAAGCTCAGAGTTCTTTTTGTCCAATTTTGGAGGAGATGCTTTTTAGGCATGGCTTTTTCGCCAATTGCTGGATGA